One region of Wyeomyia smithii strain HCP4-BCI-WySm-NY-G18 chromosome 3, ASM2978416v1, whole genome shotgun sequence genomic DNA includes:
- the LOC129731763 gene encoding thiamin pyrophosphokinase 1-like — MIFNNDDLRAATTWCSGDLIDATLGDNGLAVILLNRPILLHKDYFRSIWNNAKVRITVDGGTNRWVDFVRQNFHADEELKPPDLVTGDFDSCTDEAMSYVTRLNCRIIKTPDQNATDFTKSLHVLQSTGYASEISRVLVLCENSGRLDQIMANINTLFLARTILPDTPVFLRSSNSLSWLLPVGNHQIKIPSRLVNGRIWCSLIPIGQRAICSTSGLHWNLDNRVSEFGTMVSTSNTYSAEEVLIRTDSAVLWSMGTTPKDM; from the exons ATGATTTTTAATAACGATGAC CTACGCGCAGCTACCACGTGGTGTTCCGGCGATTTGATTGACGCAACCCTTGGCGACAATGGATTGGCGGTTATTTTACTAAATCGACCGATTCTGCTCCACAAGGATTACTTTCGATCAATTTGGAACAACG CAAAGGTGCGCATCACCGTTGATGGTGGAACGAACCGCTGGGTGgactttgttcggcaaaattTCCACGCAGACGAAGAACTCAAACCGCCCGATTTGGTAACGGGAGATTTTGATTCGTGCACCGATGAAGCGATGTCGTACGTCACGCGGTTGAACTGCAGG ATCATCAAAACTCCAGACCAGAACGCCACAGATTTCACGAAATCGCTCCATGTACTGCAGAGCACTGGTTACGCTAGCGAGATCAGTCGGGTCCTGGTGCTATGCGAGAATTCCGGTAGACTTGATCAAATCATGGCCAACATCAACACACTGTTCCTAGCCCGTACCATCCTgcccgacacgccagtgtttcTACGCTCCAGTAATTCGCTAAGTTGGCTCTTGCCAGTGGGAAACCACCAAATCAAGATACCTTCCCGGCTGGTGAACGGACGCATCTGGTGCTCGCTGATTCCGATCGGGCAACGGGCCATCTGCAGTACCAGTGGGCTGCACTGGAACCTCGACAACCGAGTGTCGGAGTTCGGCACCATGGTAAGCACCTCCAACACCTATTCCGCCGAGGAGGTTCTCATTCGTACCGATAGTGCCGTTCTTTGGTCCATGGGGACAACCCCGAAAGATATGTGA